One stretch of Daphnia pulicaria isolate SC F1-1A chromosome 6, SC_F0-13Bv2, whole genome shotgun sequence DNA includes these proteins:
- the LOC124343241 gene encoding equilibrative nucleoside transporter 1-like — protein sequence MGKTNVNDDAVNNDTMAAEKRPFLESGPESVKLTPSWEDRNLPAAELNLRGLESDLDKAALDMDPPPDRLNLVYLTFILHGIGTLMPWNMFITAKDYFVVHKLGPENTGQSLAYAANFLQFLGFASQVPNVIFNWLNIFIQIGGSLSTRIIGGILVEVAVFVLTVVLAMLESSQWPGAFFWTTMGSVVILNMAGGIYQNTIYGMSAKLPFKYTGAVVLGSNISGTFTAVINVISLALAPNARTSAIYYFIAALFILLACFDSFFALPLNRFYRYNEQRIKRQEQEKSVALGGIKARPPYWMIFKKCFPQCLNVFLVFFVTLSIFPAVYSDVKMVDENFIISQKYFVAVCCFLSFNFFAMVGNMLPGLYSWPGPRWLWIPVVLRVLFIPFFLLCNYQPLGVTRALPVLIDNDWAYWVGGIFLGVTSGYYSSLAMMYCPRTVEPEYAATAGMFGAACLITGIFGGINFSLIMPILVESISF from the exons ATGGGAAAGACTAACGTGAACGACGATGCTGTCAATAACG ATACAATGGCGGCAGAAAAACGTCCTTTTCTGGAGAGCGGACCTGAATCGGTCAAGTTGACGCCCAGCTGGGAGGACCGGAATCTACCGGCTGCAGAGCTGAATTTGCGAGGACTAGAATCTGATCTGGATAAAGCCGCTTTGGACATGGACCCACCACCCGATCG ATTGAATTTGGTGTATCTCACTTTTATACTCCACGGAATTGGCACATTAATGCCATGGAATATGTTTATTACTGCGAAAGAC TACTTTGTCGTTCACAAACTTGGACCAGAGAATACCGGGCAAAGTCTTGCTTATGCTGCCAACTTTCTTCAATTCCTTGGCTTCGCTTCCCAGGTTCCCAACGTCATCTTCAACTGGCTCAACATCTTCATCCAGATAGG cggAAGTTTAAGTACCCGTATTATTGGCGGTATTCTCGTTGAAGTAGCTGTTTTCGTTTTAACAGTTGTTTTGGCTATGTTGGAATCATCTCAATGGCCAGGAGCATTTTTCTGGACTACGATGGGTTCAGTGGTCATATTAAACa TGGCTGGTGGAATCTATCAAAATACCATTTACGGAATGAGCGCCAAGCTTCCTTTCAAATATACAGGAGCGGTCGTCCTTGGCTCG AATATCAGTGGGACTTTCACGGCCGTTATAAACGTCATTTCGTTAGCTCTGGCCCCTAATGCGCGTACCTCGGCCATATACTATTTCATCGCTGCCCtcttcattctgttggccTGTTTTGACTCTTTCTTCGCCTTGCCACTCAAC AGATTCTACCGTTATAATGAACAACGCATTAAGcgacaagaacaagaaaagagCGTGGCTTTAGGTGGTATTAAAGCCCGTCCACCTTATTGGATgattttcaagaaatgcttTCCGCAATGTCTAAACGTTTTCCtcgtctttttcgtcacaCTCTCCATCTTTCCCGCCGTTTACTCCG ATGTCAAGATGGTTGACGAGAACTTCATTATTtcacaaaaatattttgtagccGTATGCTGTTTTCTCAGCTTTAATTTCTTTGCAATGGTTGGCAATATGTTGCCTGGACTTTACTCTTGG CCCGGACCTCGCTGGTTATGGATTCCAGTCGTTTTGCGAGTCTTGTTCATCCCATTCTTCTTATTGTGCAATTATCAACCATTGGGCGTCACGCGAGCATTGCCCGTTCTTATCGACAACGATTGGGCTTACTGGGTCGGTGGCATCTTTTTGGGTGTAACAAGCGGATACTACTCTTCACTAGCCATGATGTATTGCCCACGAACGGTGGAACCTGAATACGCGGCTACAGCTGGCATGTTTGGAGCTGCCTGTCTGATCACTGGCATTTTTGGCGGAATTAACTTCAGTTTGATAATGCCGATCCTTGTGGAATCGATTTCTTTCTAA
- the LOC124343153 gene encoding catenin alpha-like isoform X2 — MPVMPVPGLDYMGIPNQAHGPTAMKWDPKNLEIRTTSVERTLEPLVIQVTTLVNTKGSSKKKKGRSKRAHVLVAAVEKATGNFIERGEQIAYENPDIQQEMLAAVDEVRKTGETMSVASREFAEDPCSSLKRGNMVRAARNLLSAVTRLLILADMVDVHRLLKSLRVVEDDLERLRGASSQAELEEGMRMFGRNASELMAQAARRQQELKDPALRDDLAAARAVLKKHSMMLLTASKAFVRHPELAAAKANRDYVLKQVCQAVSAISDVAQGKSTVGNPAVQMPYDGPGELAAALDDFDERIIMDPLAYSEIRTRPSLEERLESIISGAALMADSSCTRDDRRERIVAECNAVRQALQDLLSEYMSNMGKKDRSEGLDRALDHMCRKTRDLRRQLRKAVVDHVSDSFLETNVPLLVLIEAAKSGNEKEVEEYSQVFLEHANKLVEVANLACSMSGNEDGVKMVRYAASQIEALCPQVINAARILAARPRSRVAQENMDIFRDAWENQVRILTDAVDDITTIDDFLAVSENHILEDVNKCVLALQEGDPDSLDRTAGAIRGRASRVANVVTAEMDNYEPGIYTERVLEAVKVLRDQVMPNFAQKVEMAVDALSNNPPRDVDENEFIDASRLVYDGVREVRRAVLMNRADEELDPEEVELDEQYTIDTRSKSSNHTLDYMVDEYPDISGITTAREAMRKLKEEDKAKIAQQVEYFRTEKLKFDREVSKWDDSGNDIIVLAKHMCMIMMEMTDFTRGRGPLKTTMDVINAAKKISEAGTKLDKFARLIADQCPESSTKQDLLAYLQRIALYCHQLNITSKVKADVQNISGELIVSGLDSATSLIQAAKNLMNAVVLTVKASYVASTKYTSRQTTVVSPIVVWKMKAPEKKPLVRREKPEEVRAKVRRASQKKHIAPIKVLSEFQSPAESV; from the exons ATGCCTGTCATGCCAGTTCCGGGTTTGGACTACATGGGAATCCCCAACCAGGCCCATGGGCCAACAGCTATGAAATGGGATCccaaaaatcttgaaattcgTACCACTTCTGTGGAACGAACATTGGAACCATTAGTGATTCAG GTTACGACTCTAGTAAACACAAAAGGttcttcaaagaaaaagaaaggccgTTCGAAAAGAGCTCATGTTCTCGTAGCGGCTGTAGAGAAAGCAACAGGCAACTTTATCGAACGCGGTGAACAGATTGCTTATGAAAATCCAGACATCCAGCAAGAAATGTTGGCTGCAGTTGACGAAGTACGAAAAACAGGCGAGACCATGAGTGTTGCCTCACGCGAGTTCGCCGAAGACCCATGTTCGTCCCTAAAGCGCGGAAACATGGTTCGGGCAGCACGTAACTTGTTATCTGCTGTGACTCGTCTTCTAATCCTTGCGGATATGGTGGATGTTCATCGTCTACTTAAATCCCTTCGAGTAGTAGAAGATGATCTTGAGCGTTTGCGTGGAGCCTCAAGCCAAGCAGAACTAGAAGAAG GCATGCGTATGTTTGGCAGAAATGCTTCTGAATTGATGGCACAAGCTGCTCGTCGTCAACAAGAACTTAAAGATCCAGCTTTGAGAGATGATTTGGCTGCTGCTCGAGCTGTGCTCAAGAAGCATTCAATGATGCTGCTAACGGCTTCAAAGGCTTTTGTTCGTCACCCTGAACTAGCAGCAGCTAAAGCTAACAGGGACTATGTTTTGAAACAAGTTTGCCag GCTGTTAGCGCAATTTCCGACGTGGCACAAGGAAAGAGTACTGTCGGAAACCCGGCCGTTCAAATGCCCTATGATGGGCCTGGAGAACTGGCTGCAGCTCTCGACGATTTTGATGAACGAATAATTATGGACCCATTGGCATACAGCGAAATCCGTACGCGCCCATCACTGGAAGAAAGACTTGAAAGTATAATCAGTGGTGCTGCACTAATG GCGGACTCTTCCTGTACTCGTGACGATCGTCGTGAGCGTATCGTGGCCGAATGCAATGCAGTTCGCCAAGCACTTCAAGACCTTCTGAGCGAATACATGTCTAACATGGGCAAAAAGGATCGCAGCGAAGGACTGGATCGTGCCCTTGATCATATGTGTCGTAAGACTCGTGATCTACGCCGTCAATTGCGTAAGGCCGTGGTTGACCATGTCTCAGATTCGTTCCTGGAGACAAATGTGCCACTTTTGGTGTTGATCGAAGCAGCTAAATCGGGCAATGAGAAGGAAGTAGAGGAATATTCACAG GTGTTTCTCGAGCATGCCAACAAATTGGTTGAGGTAGCTAATTTAGCTTGTTCGATGTCGGGCAACGAAGATGGTGTCAAAATGGTCCGCTATGCCGCCTCCCAGATAGAGGCTCTCTGCCCACAAGTTATCAATGCAGCACGAATTCTGGCAGCTCGTCCGCGCTCTCGCGTTGCACAAGAAAATATGGACATTTTCCGCGATGCATGGGAGAACCAAGTTCGCATTCTGACAGATGCCGTTGACGATATCACAACCATCGATGACTTTTTGGCTGTCTCTgaaaatcatattcttgaagaCGTCAACAAATGCGTCCTCGCCCTCCAGGAAGGCGACCCTGATTCGCTGGACAGAACTGCAGGCGCCATTCGTGGCAGAGCTTCCCGTGTGGCCAATGTTGTCACCGCTGAAATGGATAATTACGAACCTGGCATTTATACCGAGCGTGTTCTTGAAGCTGTCAAAGTTCTACGCGATCAAGTAATGCCTAACTTCGcacaaaaagttgaaatggcTGTCGACGCCTTGTCGAACAATCCACCTCGTGATGTCGATGAAAACGAATTCATTGACGCCTCTCGTTTGGTTTACGATGGTGTTCGTGAAGTCCGTCGCGCCGTTCTTATGAACCGCGCCGACGAAGAACTTGATCCTGAAGAAGTTGAATTGGATGAACAGTACACTATTGATACCCGCAGCAAATCGAGTAACCACACGCTCGATTACATGGTGGACGAATATCCAGATATCAGTGGCATCACCACTGCACGTGAGGCTATGCGTAAACTAAAGGAAGAAGACAAGGCTAAAATCGCCCAGCAAGTCGAGTACTTTCGCACAGAAAAGTTGAAGTTTGATCGAGAAGTATCGAAATGGGACGACTCCGGAAACGATATTATCGTCCTAGCCAAACATATGTGCATGATTATGATGGAGATGACGGATTTCACTCGCGGTCGTGGACCCCTTAAGACTACCATGGATGTAATTAACGCGGCCAAGAAAATTTCAGAAGCTGGAACCAAATTAGATAAATTCGCCCGTCTGATTGCTGACCAATGTCCTGAATCATCGACCAAGCAAGATTTGCTTGCATATTTGCAACGTATTGCTCTTTACTGCCATCAGTTGAACATCACCTCTAAGGTTAAGGCTGATGTACAAAACATTAGTGGAGAGCTGATTGTTTCGGGTCTGGACAGTGCTACTTCCCTCATCCAGGCAGCTAAAAACCTCATGAACGCCGTCGTCTTGACGGTGAAAGCCTCTTACGTGGCTTCTACGAAGTATACCAGCCGCCAGACAACCGTCGTATCGCCTATCGTCGTTTGGAAGATGAAGGCACCCGAAAAGAAGCCACTAGTTCGCCGCGAGAAGCCTGAAGAGGTTAGGGCCAAAGTTCGTCGCGCGTCTCAGAAGAAGCACATCGCCCCTATTAAAGTCCTAAGCGAATTCCAAAGTCCTGCCGAAAGcgtttaa
- the LOC124343153 gene encoding catenin alpha-like isoform X1 has translation MLLNTSKVSAMQNNSNSQDLAPITLKWDPKNLEIKTKSVERTLEPLVIQVTTLVNTKGSSKKKKGRSKRAHVLVAAVEKATGNFIERGEQIAYENPDIQQEMLAAVDEVRKTGETMSVASREFAEDPCSSLKRGNMVRAARNLLSAVTRLLILADMVDVHRLLKSLRVVEDDLERLRGASSQAELEEGMRMFGRNASELMAQAARRQQELKDPALRDDLAAARAVLKKHSMMLLTASKAFVRHPELAAAKANRDYVLKQVCQAVSAISDVAQGKSTVGNPAVQMPYDGPGELAAALDDFDERIIMDPLAYSEIRTRPSLEERLESIISGAALMADSSCTRDDRRERIVAECNAVRQALQDLLSEYMSNMGKKDRSEGLDRALDHMCRKTRDLRRQLRKAVVDHVSDSFLETNVPLLVLIEAAKSGNEKEVEEYSQVFLEHANKLVEVANLACSMSGNEDGVKMVRYAASQIEALCPQVINAARILAARPRSRVAQENMDIFRDAWENQVRILTDAVDDITTIDDFLAVSENHILEDVNKCVLALQEGDPDSLDRTAGAIRGRASRVANVVTAEMDNYEPGIYTERVLEAVKVLRDQVMPNFAQKVEMAVDALSNNPPRDVDENEFIDASRLVYDGVREVRRAVLMNRADEELDPEEVELDEQYTIDTRSKSSNHTLDYMVDEYPDISGITTAREAMRKLKEEDKAKIAQQVEYFRTEKLKFDREVSKWDDSGNDIIVLAKHMCMIMMEMTDFTRGRGPLKTTMDVINAAKKISEAGTKLDKFARLIADQCPESSTKQDLLAYLQRIALYCHQLNITSKVKADVQNISGELIVSGLDSATSLIQAAKNLMNAVVLTVKASYVASTKYTSRQTTVVSPIVVWKMKAPEKKPLVRREKPEEVRAKVRRASQKKHIAPIKVLSEFQSPAESV, from the exons ATGCTGTTGAATACTTCCAAAGTTTCTGCAAtgcaaaataattcaaacagcCAAGACTTGGCTCCCATTACTCTGAAATGGGATCCCAAAAACTTGGAGATCAAGACGAAATCGGTGGAACGTACATTGGAGCCATTGGTTATCCAG GTTACGACTCTAGTAAACACAAAAGGttcttcaaagaaaaagaaaggccgTTCGAAAAGAGCTCATGTTCTCGTAGCGGCTGTAGAGAAAGCAACAGGCAACTTTATCGAACGCGGTGAACAGATTGCTTATGAAAATCCAGACATCCAGCAAGAAATGTTGGCTGCAGTTGACGAAGTACGAAAAACAGGCGAGACCATGAGTGTTGCCTCACGCGAGTTCGCCGAAGACCCATGTTCGTCCCTAAAGCGCGGAAACATGGTTCGGGCAGCACGTAACTTGTTATCTGCTGTGACTCGTCTTCTAATCCTTGCGGATATGGTGGATGTTCATCGTCTACTTAAATCCCTTCGAGTAGTAGAAGATGATCTTGAGCGTTTGCGTGGAGCCTCAAGCCAAGCAGAACTAGAAGAAG GCATGCGTATGTTTGGCAGAAATGCTTCTGAATTGATGGCACAAGCTGCTCGTCGTCAACAAGAACTTAAAGATCCAGCTTTGAGAGATGATTTGGCTGCTGCTCGAGCTGTGCTCAAGAAGCATTCAATGATGCTGCTAACGGCTTCAAAGGCTTTTGTTCGTCACCCTGAACTAGCAGCAGCTAAAGCTAACAGGGACTATGTTTTGAAACAAGTTTGCCag GCTGTTAGCGCAATTTCCGACGTGGCACAAGGAAAGAGTACTGTCGGAAACCCGGCCGTTCAAATGCCCTATGATGGGCCTGGAGAACTGGCTGCAGCTCTCGACGATTTTGATGAACGAATAATTATGGACCCATTGGCATACAGCGAAATCCGTACGCGCCCATCACTGGAAGAAAGACTTGAAAGTATAATCAGTGGTGCTGCACTAATG GCGGACTCTTCCTGTACTCGTGACGATCGTCGTGAGCGTATCGTGGCCGAATGCAATGCAGTTCGCCAAGCACTTCAAGACCTTCTGAGCGAATACATGTCTAACATGGGCAAAAAGGATCGCAGCGAAGGACTGGATCGTGCCCTTGATCATATGTGTCGTAAGACTCGTGATCTACGCCGTCAATTGCGTAAGGCCGTGGTTGACCATGTCTCAGATTCGTTCCTGGAGACAAATGTGCCACTTTTGGTGTTGATCGAAGCAGCTAAATCGGGCAATGAGAAGGAAGTAGAGGAATATTCACAG GTGTTTCTCGAGCATGCCAACAAATTGGTTGAGGTAGCTAATTTAGCTTGTTCGATGTCGGGCAACGAAGATGGTGTCAAAATGGTCCGCTATGCCGCCTCCCAGATAGAGGCTCTCTGCCCACAAGTTATCAATGCAGCACGAATTCTGGCAGCTCGTCCGCGCTCTCGCGTTGCACAAGAAAATATGGACATTTTCCGCGATGCATGGGAGAACCAAGTTCGCATTCTGACAGATGCCGTTGACGATATCACAACCATCGATGACTTTTTGGCTGTCTCTgaaaatcatattcttgaagaCGTCAACAAATGCGTCCTCGCCCTCCAGGAAGGCGACCCTGATTCGCTGGACAGAACTGCAGGCGCCATTCGTGGCAGAGCTTCCCGTGTGGCCAATGTTGTCACCGCTGAAATGGATAATTACGAACCTGGCATTTATACCGAGCGTGTTCTTGAAGCTGTCAAAGTTCTACGCGATCAAGTAATGCCTAACTTCGcacaaaaagttgaaatggcTGTCGACGCCTTGTCGAACAATCCACCTCGTGATGTCGATGAAAACGAATTCATTGACGCCTCTCGTTTGGTTTACGATGGTGTTCGTGAAGTCCGTCGCGCCGTTCTTATGAACCGCGCCGACGAAGAACTTGATCCTGAAGAAGTTGAATTGGATGAACAGTACACTATTGATACCCGCAGCAAATCGAGTAACCACACGCTCGATTACATGGTGGACGAATATCCAGATATCAGTGGCATCACCACTGCACGTGAGGCTATGCGTAAACTAAAGGAAGAAGACAAGGCTAAAATCGCCCAGCAAGTCGAGTACTTTCGCACAGAAAAGTTGAAGTTTGATCGAGAAGTATCGAAATGGGACGACTCCGGAAACGATATTATCGTCCTAGCCAAACATATGTGCATGATTATGATGGAGATGACGGATTTCACTCGCGGTCGTGGACCCCTTAAGACTACCATGGATGTAATTAACGCGGCCAAGAAAATTTCAGAAGCTGGAACCAAATTAGATAAATTCGCCCGTCTGATTGCTGACCAATGTCCTGAATCATCGACCAAGCAAGATTTGCTTGCATATTTGCAACGTATTGCTCTTTACTGCCATCAGTTGAACATCACCTCTAAGGTTAAGGCTGATGTACAAAACATTAGTGGAGAGCTGATTGTTTCGGGTCTGGACAGTGCTACTTCCCTCATCCAGGCAGCTAAAAACCTCATGAACGCCGTCGTCTTGACGGTGAAAGCCTCTTACGTGGCTTCTACGAAGTATACCAGCCGCCAGACAACCGTCGTATCGCCTATCGTCGTTTGGAAGATGAAGGCACCCGAAAAGAAGCCACTAGTTCGCCGCGAGAAGCCTGAAGAGGTTAGGGCCAAAGTTCGTCGCGCGTCTCAGAAGAAGCACATCGCCCCTATTAAAGTCCTAAGCGAATTCCAAAGTCCTGCCGAAAGcgtttaa